The DNA sequence AAAAACAAGTCAATGTCATACGAATGAACATACCATAAAtagcagtaaaatgcaaaactatTAGACACTACTGAATGATTATAGAACAATCAATACAGACCAGTACCAGATCAAACGATCTAATATTCTCTGGTGACAATAATGAACTCCCTTGCGTAGTGAATGGTCAATAGCATATTCAATATTCTTAGACTAAACTAACCATTTATTGTACAAGCATCTACGGTCAGCAAACTTAGGATAACAGGAATTGAGCAGCTGAAATAAATTCCAATATTTTAATTTGATCTGACTTGCTGATTTCATGACAATAGATAACTATTAAAAAGATTGAATTTCCTCAGCAATATCGTGGAACTTCATTTAGGAATAGGACAAGCGAAAAAGGATTTAAATCTGGTCATAGGACGTAAGATACTGATCTATTAATTCTCCAACAGATATTCCTATCTAGCAACAAAGGTCCTTATGCATCAACTAGCAAGTCAAATTTACATCTATGTGATATTCGGAAAATTGCGACACAGTGATTCCAAGGAGCTGACCTGGACCCTAATCCGTTCTATCGCATGGACCACAACCGAAAAGGTAAATAAGAGAGATGGAGACAATCTTGATTGCCCAATAGGTAATTAACGAAGAAGACTAATTGAAAAGACGGTTGCTTATCTAAAAGTAGCACACATAGGGCAAGCATCTGAAACCATGAGGTGTAAAATCCATCAGGCTTTAATACACATGACTAACTCCCTTGGGTGAGAAGGAAATTGAACCATCTAGAGAGATCTGTTAGTTTAATCGAGTCTTGAGTACTCTCAAGTAGGTGGATATAAGTTGGCAAGATTTTCGAGAGCGGACTGGAAGTTTTTATACAGACATAGCGGCATGTATCACAAGGCCTCTTTTATTTTATCAGCCAATAAAGAATGAATGCTTTCTATTTTACTGTGCAAAGTACCCCGCGAATAAATGATCTAGTTTGGTTTCCCAAGTCTACAAATAAACGGTCCATCTTTCTCCTCCTTGCTGTTTAATTGGAAGTAGTGAGCTCTGATTAATCATTTTTGTGGAAAAGATATGAATCTCTAGTTTCTGCGGAAAGGATATCAGACTTTAGTCTTTGTACTACTACGAAAAAGAAAATCATATAGCCAAATCAGCACTACCAGACGCTCCCTAGGGTTCTAACCTACTATAGTTCACATCAAAGCAAGCACTTGAAGATTAAGAAGGTATTTTACATCACAGAACTTTTTTCTCAAACAACTGCTCATGCAATTTTTATCATACACATTCTCCTATATCTTCTTATCTCCTGCATTTCCTCCTGCAAATTTTGTGTGGCAACAAAAGAAAGTTCCCAAAGGCACCTAGATAACCTTATCAAACATATGACACAAGTACAATACTTGACAGTGCCAATCAGACAATACCTCCAAAGAGTCAATATAGCATAACATTCTCGAGGTGCTGAAAGTAGAGACCACAATTTTAAATGACGAATGTGGTGACAAGGGAGGGTTTTCTTGGTGATAGAACACCTTCACCTCCAACCATTAGGTTACAGGTATGAGTCACCAAGAGGGAAAGGGAACTACTGTTGATCCCTTGAGGGGCGAAAAGGGATGGTTGGATgggattttctatttttttttatttatttttttgtgtgtgtgtgtgggtgggGTGGATAACGGTGATGTCCGAGTTAGCTTGGGCGCACTTCGACTATTCCTATCTCCAGGAGAAATACCGATAATTCTCTGTTGGGAATCTTGGTCTCCTATGGTTTTCACCTTCACCTACTTCATTGACTGCTAGGCCACGCCCTAAGGTGTAGTTCGGGTGGgctttgaaaagaatcaagaatgTGGTAAATGGCAATAAGATAGAAGACATGAACAAGTACCACAGAAACTAGCAAACACTGAAAGTGAGGGGACCTCATCAGCAAGTATTGACCAAATGTATGAGATTTATTGAACAGCTCATAAAAGCAAATGCCACATTTCAATGTTACCATAGCATGTCTTAAAGCATCCTCCTTGCAACGTGTGATAACCACTTCATACCCAGAAGATAGATATAGAGTACCAACacaacaatcaagaattcaaacCCAAAGTAAAACATACAGTACTACAATTCTCCAATTCAACAGCTATCAAGTCTGAAGGGCTGAATCAATAAAGAAGTTACATAAAACAATGAGTAAAAAAGAgcgttcacgcagggtccggaGAAGGGGTGCACCGTGATGTAGGTAGCTTACTGATGCTTGCATCAGTAACCGATTACAcaactcgaacccgtgacctatagatcACACAAAAGAAACTTTGACCGATTACAcaactcgaacccgtgacctatagatcACACAAAAgaaactttaccgttgctccaggCTCCACTTCACATAAACAATGAATATTAACATAAAATAAAGGGAAATGTTGTACCTTGTGGAGGTTTACTTTCCAATTCAGACATACTTGAAGAACTACCACCACCACCTTGGGATTCCACAGAACCTTGTGATCCCAATTGCCCTTGTCCTTGCTTTTTACTACCTGAATAACTTCCTTTACCTTTTCCCATTGCCAAATCCATTCCACCTCCTCCCAAACTACCCTGTCTAGCAACTGCAGCCAACGTTGGAGATACCGATAAACCAAACTTTTCCGCTGTCGCCAAGTACTGTTCTTTCTCCAATTTACCTTTCAAATTCACCTCAATTTCCCTCTTTTCATCTTCCACACTTCCTCCTGCACTTTCTTTATCACCGCCCCTTAAATTCCTCTGCTTCTCTGATCTTCTCCTCTTAGCTTCCATTCTTCTCAAAGTCTGCAACTCTTTCCTTTTCCTCCATTCTTCCTCAGTCTCCACAGGCAAAGAAGATGTTCTCACTAAACTAGCTGGATAAGAAACTGGAGGTGATGGTGTTAAAGCATCATCATCTCTAACTATAGGCAAACAAGCAGCTACAGAACTAGACCTTATCAACTTATTATTACAAGACTTGTCCACACCAAATCTACCTCCTAATGACAATCCAAGATTCAACTCTAATTCTCCCTCATCATCTTCCTCATCCTCATCCTTTGCTCTTGAACTACTACTCCCCATAAATCTTTGCAATAAGTCCCTTGAAAATCTACTACTTTCCATAGAAAAATTCTCCATTTCCAGTACTCTACTACTTTTCTTTTTCTCATCTGTATTATCTCCCATAGCAAACCATAAATTACCCACAAAATATATTATCAACAACACCACACTAAACCTCTTAAACTTAACTATTTCCACATGTACATGCATGTTTAACACTTCCATGATCTAATTTAACCAACCCCAGATGGAAAAATCTAATCTTTAACTGCATATTAGCTTAAATAAGCTCCAAGATTAAGTCTTTAGACCCAAATTTTGAACTTAACAAATCCCAACTGGGAAAAAAAGTAAATATGGCCGGAGTTCTTCCCGGAGAAAGCAAAAGGGTGGCAGGAAAATCCACCAAAGATTATCAtacacaaaaaagaaaaagagaaaaaaaatggataaaaatgTAATCTTGGTGAGAAAATGTTGTGTTCCGGCAAAAGGGTGGCCGGAAAATCAAGAAAACACGAGAAGCAAAGAGCTACGGAAGGGGTAGAGTGTAAGAATATAATGAAATAATAAATCTCAAACAAGACTCAGAAAGATAGAAACAGGTAAgggaaaaaaaaactcaaaaggaAAAAATGAAAGGGAAAAAAGAGGAGGGGATAGTGGGGTTGGGAGATGTAAAGACAAAAATACCCTTTGTGTTTTGGGAGCGGGGGACAAAAGAAAGTACTGGGAAAGGACAAGTGGCAGAAGTGAGAGAAAGGAAAGAAAGACACGTGGGACTGAGTGAATAGCTCCCTTTTTGGTGGTGTCTCTAACGATAGAGTTTTCAGAGAGAAATGTTTAAATGTGGGAAGTTTAGTGTGTGGTGATTCACACTTTACACCCTCACTATTTGAGCCAATCATGTTTGTATGGAGAGTGACACATTTTTTATTGAGATCAAGATTGAGAATGTTGTTTGTTTCAGAGATAGCCATGAATTTCATTGTTCTTCTAGTCAAAATCTTTATTATGCAAATGTATAGCCTGGCCAATTTTTTTgtcaaaaagtattttttttatttataaaaagtGCATTTTCTAAAGTTAAGTTGTCTCACCAAATTATTAGAAGAAAAACAATATTTTTGAGTAGAAACATAAATAACttttgagaaataaaaaaaataatttctcctaaaaatactttgccaaaagtatttttgagaaaatatacttttttaaaaaaaattcttagGGAAATCCGCAGTCGCTACCCTTTGGACGCGCATTGGGTAACCTGCTCATTATGCAATAACTCGTAAATTACACAAGAACTATAAACCGCACTAGGCAAGTCCGGTGCGACGAGCTCTAACTGAGAAGGCTACTGGTGAGGGGAATCGATCCCAGGTCCCACGTGAGAAATCACTCACCCAACCAATTAAACTAATTTTTGCGATCGAGAAAAATatacttcaaaatattttgtAAAAGCTTGGCTAAATATTAATCACtatttaaaagtacttttgaaattAATGAGTCAAATATAATTGTTTctcattaaaaatatatttttaaaaagcatttttaaaaaaatatttttcaaaataaccGGATTTTAGAAGTAACAGACTATAAATTTGACAGTCACAATTAGGAGGGGACCTTGCAGCAAGTAGGGTACACGAGGGCTATGGTGAGGAGTACAACACTAGAACTACTAAAGATGAGAAAATGCTTTTTAATTTTGTGGGACACGTGTTAGCAAATAAACAAATCAGAGAGAACGCGACACGTGTCAACGTGGTTTGTGGAGACAGAGAAGCTGACACGTGGATAGTATCCCTCTCACTCTCAGCCTCGTAAAGGAGAGACATTGTCTTTCATGTTTTTTATTAATTTGTTTagagatttaattaatttttagatTGATTAATAATTAATCACACTTAGCTGTGAAAGGGAGAAGTGGGTAGCTGTGCTTTTGGATtagtttaaaatttaaattagCTAATGAGTGTTTTCTTGTAATTAATACTTGCAAGGGACACGTGGGTGATAAGCTTTTATAGCTTTGGATTGAAGTCTTTCCTTTGGTCAAATTTGGGATATAACAAACTTAGAATAAATTAGTCTAGAATCTATATTCTATTATTAATGGACCCACAATAAGAATAAGAATTATATCATACAATTATTCTGCTgttctaaaataaaaattataaagtaaagacaagtatagaaaaaaattgatatattattcaaacttcaaacttatgtacataataaaccgaaaactcctctatttatagaagaaaagaagtagctgcgaggcttttcaggaagcagttgcaaggcttttctttagctgcttgtaaactgtctgcatgagctgcttgcaacctgcctgtttaataagaagctgctgcaaatcatttcattgagctgcttgtaacctgcctgcatcagctgcttgtagataaatttcaacagagtactaaatggataatcttcttcaggaagattatctatagcggagtaataaatgaacatccacaatataattattttcataacactcccccttggatgttcattggtattgtgtctcgttaaaaccttactagaaaaaacccagtagaaaaaattctagtgaaggaaaaagagtacacatatttagtaatacgcatttttagctgcctcattaaaaaccttataaggaaaaccctatgggaaaaaaccttagtaaggaaaaaagagtacatcgcgtattttactccctctgatgaaaaccttgttttaaatatttgagtctctgcattccaatcttgtataccatcttctcaaaagttgaagttggcaaagatttagtgaataaatctgccggattgtcacttgaacggatttgctgcacatcaatgtcaccatttttctgaagatcgtgtgtgtagaataattttggtgaaatgtgcttcgttctatcttcttttataaatcctcccttcaattgggctatacatgcagcattgtcttcgtataaaattgtggatcttttatcacactccaacctatatttttcttgaataaaatgaatcattgatctcaatcatacgcattccctacttgcttcatgaatagctattatcttagcatgatttgaagaagtagcaacaattgactgctttgtgaagcgccatgatatgacagtacatccacatgtaaacacgtacccggtttgagatcgagctttatggggatcagataaataacctgcatctgcataaccaacaagatctgcactacctttgttagcataaaacaaacccatatcaagagttccctttaaatatcgcaaaatatgcttaatcacattccaatgtctccgagtaggagaagagctatatattgctagtaaattaacaaaaaatgctatgtcaggctttgtagcattagcaagatacataagtgtaccaattgcactaagatagggtgtttcaggaccaaggagttcctcatcctcttctggaggtcggaacgagttcttattcacttcaagtgatcgaacaaccattggtgtactcaatgggtgcgctttgtccatgtaaaagcgttttaagaccctttatgtataggtagattgatgcataaagatcttgtttcctaaatgttcaatttacaatccaagacaaagttttatttttccaagatctttcatctcaaattctttcttaagatattcaattgccttttggagctcttctggagttccaacaagatttatgtcatcaacataaacagcaagtataacaaattctgatgccattttttttataaaaatacatggacaaataacatcatttatgtaaccccctttcagtaaatattcactaaggcgattataccacatgcgtccagattgctttaaaccgtacaaagatctttgtaatctgattgaatacatttcccgagatttcgaatatgcttcaggcattttaaatccttcagggattttcatgtaaatctcattatcaagcgACTCGTACAGATAAgatgtaaccacatcca is a window from the Nicotiana tomentosiformis chromosome 10, ASM39032v3, whole genome shotgun sequence genome containing:
- the LOC104089496 gene encoding ninja-family protein AFP3-like encodes the protein MEVLNMHVHVEIVKFKRFSVVLLIIYFVGNLWFAMGDNTDEKKKSSRVLEMENFSMESSRFSRDLLQRFMGSSSSRAKDEDEEDDEGELELNLGLSLGGRFGVDKSCNNKLIRSSSVAACLPIVRDDDALTPSPPVSYPASLVRTSSLPVETEEEWRKRKELQTLRRMEAKRRRSEKQRNLRGGDKESAGGSVEDEKREIEVNLKGKLEKEQYLATAEKFGLSVSPTLAAVARQGSLGGGGMDLAMGKGKGSYSGSKKQGQGQLGSQGSVESQGGGGSSSSMSELESKPPQGSGELSPASIHSLQGGGSQDVASSGSKMKEIVNRLSGGDMDSSPSKRLDAAKRQAKETGANALGDMPCVFTKGDGPNGRRVDGILYKYGKGEEVRIMCVCHGSFYSPAEFVKHAGGTDVAHPLKHIVVNPNASPLL